A stretch of DNA from Lawsonibacter asaccharolyticus:
TCCTTGTAGATCAGCTCCGGGTCGCCGGACTCACCAAAGCGGTCCTGGATGCCCACGATCTCCATGGGTACGGGGCAGTTGCCCACCACCACCTCAGCCACGGCGGAGCCCAGTCCGCCGAAGATGGAGTGGTCCTCGATGGTCATGATGGCCCCGGTCTCGCCGGCCGCCTTCAGCACGGCCTCCTTGTCCAGAGGCTTGATGGTGGCCATGTCCAGCACCCGGACGCCGATCCCCTGCTCCTTCAGGATGGCGGCCGCGTCCAGCGCCTTCTTCAGCAGGATGCCGGAGACGATCATAGTCATGTCGCTGCCGTTGTCCACCACGGTGTTGGCCTTGCCCCACTCGAACTTGTAGGTGGCGGGGTCATACAGGTCGGCAACCGGGTTGCGGTGCAGACGGACGTACAGGGGGCCGGTGAAATCCACCGCCGCATGGGCCAGGGCCCGGGCCGCCACGGCGTCGGCGGGCTGCACCACGGTCATATTGGGGAAGGAGCGCATGATGGACACGTCTTCAATGGCGGCGTGGGTGGCGCCGTCGCCGCCCACCTGGAGGCCGGCGTGGGTGCCG
This window harbors:
- a CDS encoding transketolase pyridine binding domain protein, whose protein sequence is MAKTLATRMAFGQEIIEIAKTNENFVVCNADTKTCGLEKFGKYFPEREFSFGIAEQNLVAASAGMAACGNKVFLATFAVFASMRACEQVRTFVCYPNLNVTVIGTHAGLQVGGDGATHAAIEDVSIMRSFPNMTVVQPADAVAARALAHAAVDFTGPLYVRLHRNPVADLYDPATYKFEWGKANTVVDNGSDMTMIVSGILLKKALDAAAILKEQGIGVRVLDMATIKPLDKEAVLKAAGETGAIMTIEDHSIFGGLGSAVAEVVVGNCPVPMEIVGIQDRFGESGDPELIYKDHGMDVDSIVAKAKALVARKG